A window of the Streptomyces sp. JB150 genome harbors these coding sequences:
- the cimA gene encoding citramalate synthase, translated as MTASSELDDSFHVFDTTLRDGAQREGINLTVADKLAIARHLDDFGVGFIEGGWPGANPRDTEFFARAQAEIDFRHAQLVAFGSTRRAGTTAADDPQVKALLDSGAPVITLVAKSHDRHVELALRTTLDENLEMVRDTVAHLKAQGRRVFVDCEHFFDGYRANPEYAKAVVRTASEAGADVVVLCDTNGGMLPAQIHAVVATVLADTGARLGIHAQDDTGCAVANTLAAVDAGATHVQCTANGYGERVGNANLFPVVAALELKYGKKVLPDGRLREMTRISHAIAEVVNLTPSTHQPYVGLSAFAHKAGLHASAIKVDPDLYQHIDPEQVGNTMRMLVSDMAGRASVELKGKELGIDLGGDRELVGRVVERVKERELQGYTYEAADASFELLLRTEVQGKPLRYFEVESWRAIVEDRPDGTHANEATVKLWAKGERIVATAEGNGPVNALDRALRVALEKIYPQLAQLELVDYKVRILEGKHGTQSTTRVLISTSDGTGEWSTVGVAENVIAASWQALEDACTYGLLRAGVQPAE; from the coding sequence ATGACCGCATCCAGCGAGCTCGACGATTCGTTCCACGTCTTCGACACCACCCTGCGCGACGGCGCGCAGCGCGAGGGCATCAACCTCACGGTCGCGGACAAGCTCGCCATCGCACGGCACCTGGACGACTTCGGCGTGGGCTTCATCGAGGGCGGCTGGCCCGGCGCCAACCCGCGGGACACCGAGTTCTTCGCCCGCGCCCAGGCGGAGATCGACTTCCGCCACGCCCAGCTCGTCGCCTTCGGCTCCACCCGCCGGGCCGGCACCACCGCCGCCGACGACCCGCAGGTCAAGGCGCTCCTCGACTCCGGCGCACCGGTGATCACCCTGGTCGCCAAGTCCCACGACCGCCATGTCGAGCTGGCCCTGCGCACCACCCTCGACGAGAACCTGGAGATGGTCCGCGACACCGTCGCGCACCTCAAGGCCCAGGGCCGCCGGGTCTTCGTCGACTGCGAGCACTTCTTCGACGGCTATCGCGCCAACCCCGAGTACGCCAAGGCGGTCGTCCGTACGGCGTCGGAGGCCGGCGCCGACGTGGTCGTCCTGTGCGACACCAACGGCGGCATGCTCCCGGCGCAGATCCACGCCGTCGTCGCCACCGTCCTCGCCGACACCGGCGCCCGGCTCGGCATCCACGCCCAGGACGACACCGGCTGCGCGGTCGCCAACACCCTCGCCGCCGTCGACGCGGGCGCCACCCACGTCCAGTGCACCGCCAACGGCTACGGCGAGCGCGTCGGCAACGCCAACCTGTTCCCGGTGGTGGCCGCGCTGGAGCTGAAGTACGGCAAGAAGGTCCTGCCCGACGGCAGGCTGCGCGAGATGACCCGGATCTCGCACGCCATCGCCGAGGTCGTCAACCTCACCCCCTCCACCCACCAGCCGTACGTCGGCCTCTCCGCCTTCGCGCACAAGGCCGGCCTGCACGCCTCCGCCATCAAGGTCGACCCGGACCTCTACCAGCACATCGACCCCGAGCAGGTCGGCAACACCATGCGGATGCTGGTCTCCGACATGGCGGGCCGGGCGTCCGTCGAGCTGAAGGGCAAGGAGCTGGGCATCGACCTCGGCGGCGACCGCGAACTGGTCGGCCGGGTCGTTGAGCGCGTCAAGGAACGCGAGCTGCAGGGCTACACCTACGAGGCCGCCGACGCGAGCTTCGAACTCCTGCTGCGCACCGAGGTCCAGGGCAAGCCGCTGCGCTACTTCGAGGTCGAGTCCTGGCGGGCCATCGTCGAGGACCGCCCCGACGGCACCCACGCCAACGAGGCCACCGTCAAGCTGTGGGCCAAGGGCGAGCGGATCGTCGCCACCGCCGAGGGCAACGGCCCGGTCAACGCCCTCGACCGGGCGCTGCGCGTCGCCCTGGAGAAGATCTACCCGCAGCTCGCCCAGCTGGAGCTGGTCGACTACAAGGTCCGCATCCTGGAGGGCAAGCACGGCACGCAGTCCACGACCCGGGTCCTGATCTCCACCTCGGACGGAACCGGCGAGTGGTCGACGGTCGGCGTCGCGGAGAACGTCATCGCCGCCTCCTGGCAGGCCCTGGAGGACGCCTGCACCTACGGCCTGCTGCGGGCGGGGGTACAGCCCGCGGAGTGA
- a CDS encoding N-acetyltransferase, translating to MTWLPRDFVHPVHVELPGGGGHRLRPISGADAPLDYPAVMGSRERLWSVYGPAWGWPPATMTYEANLADLERHAVEIEAHQSFNYTLESPDRTALRGCVYIDPPEKRGADAEISWWVVDEEAGGPLERALDAFVPRWIAEAWPFERPRFIGRDLTWEEWLRLPDHA from the coding sequence ATGACCTGGCTGCCGCGCGACTTCGTCCACCCCGTCCACGTCGAGCTGCCTGGCGGCGGGGGCCACCGGCTGCGCCCCATCAGCGGCGCCGACGCGCCGCTCGACTATCCCGCCGTGATGGGCTCCCGCGAGCGGCTGTGGTCGGTCTACGGGCCCGCCTGGGGATGGCCGCCCGCCACCATGACGTACGAGGCGAACCTCGCCGACCTGGAGCGGCACGCCGTGGAGATCGAGGCGCACCAGTCGTTCAACTACACCCTGGAGAGCCCGGACCGCACCGCCCTGCGCGGCTGCGTCTACATCGACCCGCCAGAGAAGCGGGGCGCCGACGCGGAGATCTCCTGGTGGGTGGTGGACGAGGAGGCCGGCGGGCCGCTGGAGCGGGCGCTGGACGCGTTCGTGCCGCGCTGGATCGCCGAGGCCTGGCCTTTCGAGCGGCCCCGGTTCATCGGCCGGGACCTCACCTGGGAGGAGTGGCTGCGGCTGCCGGACCACGCGTGA
- a CDS encoding YdeI/OmpD-associated family protein has translation MTSQVPPREPLSFATAAQLDAWLSRHPAPHPGLWVKVAKKGSGLPSVTAAEVNDAALCHGWITGQRKALDASHCLQRITPRRPGSLWSQVNVRRVAELTAAGRMRPAGLAEVEAARADGRWAAAYASQRDATVPDDLAAALEHDPAAKAAFEGLGRTDRYLVILDLLRARTPERRAARLAAAVGKLRQGRGREGT, from the coding sequence ATGACCTCTCAGGTTCCCCCGCGAGAGCCGCTGTCCTTCGCGACCGCCGCCCAGCTCGACGCCTGGCTGTCCCGGCATCCCGCACCGCATCCGGGGCTGTGGGTGAAGGTCGCCAAGAAGGGCTCGGGGCTGCCCTCCGTGACGGCCGCCGAGGTGAACGACGCGGCGCTGTGCCACGGCTGGATCACCGGGCAGCGCAAGGCCCTCGACGCCTCGCACTGCCTCCAGCGGATCACCCCGCGCCGCCCCGGCAGCCTCTGGTCCCAGGTCAACGTGCGGCGGGTCGCGGAGCTGACCGCCGCCGGGCGGATGCGCCCCGCGGGGCTCGCCGAGGTCGAGGCCGCGCGGGCGGACGGGCGGTGGGCGGCGGCGTACGCGTCACAGCGCGACGCCACCGTCCCGGACGACCTCGCGGCGGCGCTGGAGCACGACCCCGCGGCGAAGGCGGCCTTCGAAGGGCTCGGCAGGACGGACCGGTACCTGGTGATCCTCGACCTGCTGCGCGCCCGGACCCCCGAGCGGCGGGCGGCCCGGCTGGCGGCGGCGGTCGGCAAGTTGCGGCAGGGGCGCGGCCGCGAAGGCACTTGA
- a CDS encoding YceI family protein, with amino-acid sequence MSLDLATLTGDYTIDAAHTTIGFTARHAMVTNVKGKFLDFSGSLHLDGTDPSKSSASIDVKMDSIDTGNADRDGHLRSADFFKTDEFPTMTFRSTKAESLGGDDYRVTGDLSILGVTKPITIDLEFNGAAKDPFGNERVGFEGKATILRSEWGLTWNAALETGGFLVSDKIKLNFDISAIKNA; translated from the coding sequence ATGAGCCTGGACCTGGCCACCCTGACCGGTGACTACACCATCGACGCCGCCCACACGACCATCGGCTTCACCGCCCGCCACGCCATGGTCACCAACGTCAAGGGCAAGTTCCTCGACTTCAGCGGCTCGCTGCACCTCGACGGCACCGACCCGTCGAAGTCGTCCGCGTCGATCGACGTGAAGATGGACAGCATCGACACCGGCAACGCCGACCGCGACGGTCACCTCAGGAGCGCGGACTTCTTCAAGACGGACGAGTTCCCGACCATGACGTTCCGCTCCACCAAGGCGGAGTCCCTGGGCGGCGACGACTACCGCGTCACCGGCGACCTCTCCATCCTCGGCGTCACCAAGCCGATCACCATCGACCTGGAGTTCAACGGTGCCGCGAAGGACCCGTTCGGCAACGAGCGCGTCGGCTTCGAGGGCAAGGCGACGATCCTGCGCTCCGAGTGGGGCCTGACCTGGAACGCGGCGCTGGAGACCGGCGGCTTCCTGGTGTCCGACAAGATCAAGCTGAACTTCGACATCTCGGCGATCAAGAACGCCTGA
- a CDS encoding polysaccharide lyase 8 family protein, whose product MTSERAPLSRRAVLLATALAGTAAAPAPSPAHAAADPPADPSARAADPYDALRRRWLDLALGTGYDPAAAPYAARLAETGDLARRFRAALPAAPPPTALWPDTPYDPPAGITRAYARLWTMTQAYVQPATGSTGDPDLLAAVLHGLDHLAATVYHPGTTRWGNWWEWQIGSPRLLTDITAALYDHLGAGRIAAACAAVDHFVPDAMFADYSGTSTGANRVDLCRSVALRGILGRAPDRLALARDALSPVFPYVTRGDGLYADGSFVQHTRVAYTGTYGQVMLDGLGRLFALLAGSPWEVTDPSRQNVLDSVERAYAPLIHDGLVMDMVNGRAISRGLLAADERRVMRSDHFHGQGIIAAIALLALGASPAERDRWHAAVKGWIERDRVSPILTARQFDVADLSRLHAVAAAPVPAAPEPVGHRLFPAMDRAVHRRPAFTAALAMASDRIAHYECGNGENPRGWHTGAGMLSWWAPGLGGRSDQYTDWYWPTVDWYRLPGTTVSTRRLPDRAGGEWGEPRPDARWVGGTTDGEFAAVGQHLKGLGSTLEARKSWFFLADAIVCLGAGIHCADGVPVETVVDNRNLGENGTHTFVRGPGWAHLEGHGGWIVPHGGLRTLREDRTGAWSGINTAGTTERRTRRWQTLWLDHGTDPAGAHYQYVLMPGASRRTVAARAADRRWLTVLANDAARQAVRVPSLGLTAATFWQPGTAGPLTASAGASVLLRRHGRTARLHLSEPPRTGDPLEMVWDRPVREVIRADETVEVLAAGARLRLRVTPGTECATHECEVALG is encoded by the coding sequence ATGACGTCGGAACGCGCCCCACTCAGCCGCAGAGCCGTCCTCCTCGCCACCGCCCTCGCCGGGACCGCCGCCGCGCCCGCCCCGTCCCCGGCCCACGCCGCCGCCGACCCGCCCGCCGACCCGTCCGCCCGCGCCGCCGACCCGTACGACGCCCTGCGCCGCCGCTGGCTCGACCTCGCCCTCGGCACCGGCTACGACCCGGCCGCCGCCCCCTACGCCGCCCGCCTCGCCGAGACCGGCGACCTCGCCCGCCGCTTCCGCGCCGCCCTGCCCGCGGCCCCGCCGCCGACCGCGCTGTGGCCGGACACCCCCTACGACCCGCCCGCCGGCATCACCCGCGCCTACGCCCGCCTGTGGACCATGACCCAGGCCTACGTCCAGCCCGCCACCGGCTCCACCGGCGACCCGGACCTCCTCGCGGCCGTCCTGCACGGCCTCGACCACCTCGCCGCGACCGTCTACCACCCCGGCACCACCCGCTGGGGCAACTGGTGGGAATGGCAGATCGGCAGCCCCCGCCTCCTGACCGACATCACGGCGGCCCTGTACGACCACCTCGGCGCCGGCCGGATCGCCGCCGCCTGCGCCGCCGTCGACCACTTCGTCCCCGACGCGATGTTCGCCGACTACTCCGGCACCTCCACCGGCGCCAACCGCGTCGACCTGTGCCGCTCCGTCGCCCTGCGCGGCATCCTCGGCCGCGCCCCGGACCGCCTGGCCCTCGCCCGCGACGCCCTCTCGCCGGTCTTCCCCTACGTCACCCGCGGCGACGGCCTCTACGCCGACGGGTCCTTCGTCCAGCACACCCGCGTCGCCTACACCGGCACCTACGGCCAGGTGATGCTCGACGGACTCGGCCGCCTCTTCGCCCTGCTCGCCGGATCCCCCTGGGAGGTCACCGACCCCAGCCGACAGAACGTCCTCGACAGCGTGGAGCGCGCCTACGCCCCGCTGATCCACGACGGCCTGGTGATGGACATGGTCAACGGCCGGGCCATCAGCCGCGGCCTGCTCGCCGCCGACGAACGGCGGGTGATGCGCAGCGACCACTTCCACGGCCAGGGGATCATCGCCGCGATCGCGCTCCTCGCCCTCGGCGCGAGCCCCGCCGAGCGGGACCGCTGGCACGCCGCGGTGAAGGGCTGGATCGAACGCGACCGCGTCAGTCCGATCCTGACGGCCCGTCAGTTCGACGTGGCCGACCTCTCCCGGCTGCACGCCGTCGCCGCCGCACCCGTCCCGGCCGCCCCCGAACCCGTCGGTCATCGCCTCTTCCCCGCCATGGACCGCGCGGTCCACCGCCGCCCCGCCTTCACAGCGGCCCTCGCCATGGCCAGCGACCGCATCGCCCACTACGAGTGCGGCAACGGCGAGAACCCGCGTGGCTGGCACACCGGCGCCGGCATGCTCTCCTGGTGGGCGCCCGGCCTCGGCGGCCGGTCCGATCAGTACACGGACTGGTACTGGCCCACCGTCGACTGGTACCGCCTGCCCGGCACCACCGTCTCCACCAGGCGCCTGCCCGACCGCGCCGGCGGGGAGTGGGGCGAGCCCCGGCCCGACGCCCGCTGGGTCGGCGGCACCACCGACGGCGAGTTCGCGGCCGTCGGCCAGCACCTCAAGGGCCTCGGCTCCACCCTGGAGGCCCGCAAGTCCTGGTTCTTCCTCGCCGACGCGATCGTCTGCCTCGGTGCCGGCATCCACTGCGCGGACGGCGTCCCCGTCGAGACGGTCGTCGACAACCGCAACCTCGGCGAGAACGGCACGCACACCTTCGTCCGCGGCCCCGGCTGGGCCCACCTGGAGGGCCACGGCGGCTGGATCGTCCCGCACGGCGGGCTGCGCACCCTGCGCGAGGACCGCACCGGAGCCTGGTCCGGCATCAACACCGCCGGCACGACCGAGCGGCGCACCCGCCGCTGGCAGACCCTCTGGCTCGACCACGGCACGGACCCGGCCGGCGCGCACTACCAGTACGTCCTCATGCCGGGCGCGTCCCGCCGTACGGTGGCCGCCCGCGCCGCCGACCGCCGCTGGCTGACGGTGCTCGCCAACGACGCCGCCCGCCAGGCCGTGCGCGTGCCGTCCCTCGGCCTGACCGCCGCCACCTTCTGGCAGCCGGGTACGGCCGGACCCCTGACCGCGTCGGCCGGGGCGAGCGTGCTGCTGCGCCGCCACGGCCGCACCGCCCGCCTCCACCTGAGCGAACCGCCCCGCACCGGAGACCCCCTGGAAATGGTCTGGGACCGTCCGGTGCGGGAGGTGATCCGGGCGGATGAGACAGTGGAGGTCCTCGCCGCGGGGGCCCGGCTGAGGCTGCGCGTCACTCCGGGGACGGAATGCGCCACACATGAATGCGAGGTGGCACTCGGATGA
- a CDS encoding acyl-CoA carboxylase subunit beta, with translation MTVLDEATGEPTDARGRVAELHEIRAQALAGPSEKATEAQHAKGKLTARERIDLLLDPGSFREVEQLRRHRATGFGLEAKKPYTDGVITGWGTVEGRTVFVYAHDFRIFGGALGEAHATKIHKIMDMAIAAGAPLVSLNDGAGARIQEGVSALAGYGGIFQRNTKASGVIPQISVMLGPCAGGAAYSPALTDFVFMVRDTSQMFITGPDVVKAVTGEEITQNGLGGADVHAETSGVAHFAYDDEETCIAEVRYLLSLLPQNNRENPPRVECSDPADRRSEVLLDLVPADGNRPYDMAKVIEEIVDDGEYLEVHERWARNIICALARLDGQVVGIIANQPQVLAGVLDIEASEKAARFVQMCDAFNIPIITFLDVPGFLPGVDQEHGGIIRHGAKLLYAYCNATVPRISLILRKAYGGAYIVMDSQSIGADLTYAWPTNEIAVMGAEGAANVIFRRQIAEADDPEAMRARMVKEYKSELMHPYYAAERGLVDDVIDPCETREVLIKSLAMLATKHADLPSRKHGNPPQ, from the coding sequence ATGACCGTTTTGGATGAGGCGACGGGTGAGCCGACGGACGCGCGCGGCCGGGTGGCCGAGCTGCACGAGATCCGTGCGCAGGCACTGGCGGGCCCGAGCGAGAAGGCGACCGAGGCGCAGCACGCCAAGGGCAAGCTGACCGCCCGGGAGCGCATCGACCTGCTGCTCGACCCGGGGTCCTTCCGTGAGGTCGAGCAGCTGCGCAGGCACCGGGCGACCGGATTCGGCCTGGAGGCGAAGAAGCCGTACACCGACGGTGTCATCACCGGCTGGGGCACGGTCGAGGGCCGCACGGTCTTCGTGTACGCCCACGACTTCCGGATCTTCGGCGGCGCGCTGGGCGAGGCCCACGCCACCAAGATCCACAAGATCATGGACATGGCCATCGCGGCGGGCGCGCCGCTGGTCTCCCTCAACGACGGCGCCGGCGCCCGGATCCAGGAGGGCGTCTCCGCCCTCGCCGGCTACGGCGGCATCTTCCAGCGCAACACCAAGGCGTCCGGTGTCATCCCGCAGATCAGCGTGATGCTCGGCCCGTGCGCGGGCGGCGCGGCCTACAGCCCGGCCCTGACGGACTTCGTCTTCATGGTCCGCGACACCTCGCAGATGTTCATCACCGGGCCCGACGTGGTCAAGGCGGTGACGGGCGAGGAGATCACCCAGAACGGCCTGGGCGGCGCGGACGTGCACGCCGAGACCAGCGGCGTGGCCCACTTCGCCTACGACGACGAGGAGACGTGCATCGCCGAGGTGCGCTACCTCCTGTCGCTGCTGCCGCAGAACAACCGCGAGAACCCGCCCCGCGTGGAATGCTCCGACCCGGCGGACCGCCGCTCGGAAGTCCTGCTGGACCTGGTCCCGGCCGACGGCAACCGGCCGTACGACATGGCCAAGGTCATCGAGGAGATCGTCGACGACGGCGAGTACCTCGAAGTGCACGAGCGCTGGGCCCGCAACATCATCTGCGCCCTGGCCCGCCTGGACGGCCAGGTGGTCGGCATCATCGCCAACCAGCCGCAGGTCCTGGCAGGCGTCCTGGACATCGAGGCGTCCGAGAAGGCCGCGCGCTTCGTCCAGATGTGCGACGCCTTCAACATCCCGATCATCACCTTCCTGGACGTCCCCGGCTTCCTGCCGGGCGTCGACCAGGAACACGGCGGCATCATCCGGCACGGCGCGAAGCTGCTGTACGCCTACTGCAACGCCACCGTGCCGCGGATCTCGCTGATCCTGCGCAAGGCCTACGGAGGCGCCTACATCGTCATGGACAGCCAGTCCATCGGCGCCGACCTCACCTACGCCTGGCCGACCAACGAGATCGCCGTGATGGGCGCGGAGGGCGCGGCCAACGTCATCTTCCGCCGTCAGATCGCCGAGGCCGACGACCCCGAGGCCATGCGGGCCCGCATGGTCAAGGAGTACAAGTCCGAGCTGATGCACCCCTACTACGCGGCCGAGCGCGGCCTGGTCGACGACGTCATCGACCCGTGTGAGACCCGCGAGGTGCTGATCAAGTCCCTGGCGATGCTGGCCACCAAGCACGCCGACCTGCCCTCCCGCAAGCACGGCAACCCCCCGCAGTGA
- a CDS encoding acyl-CoA carboxylase epsilon subunit: protein MSLPDIRVEKGHAEPEEVAALTALLLARAAARPAETTPSHGGRVRAGWRRLEREPGFRAPHSWR, encoded by the coding sequence ATGTCCCTGCCTGACATCCGCGTCGAGAAGGGCCACGCCGAGCCCGAGGAGGTCGCCGCCCTCACGGCCCTCCTCCTGGCCCGCGCCGCCGCCCGCCCCGCCGAGACCACCCCGTCCCACGGCGGCCGCGTCCGCGCGGGCTGGCGCCGCCTGGAACGCGAACCGGGCTTCCGCGCCCCGCACAGCTGGCGCTGA
- a CDS encoding NACHT domain-containing protein: MSAEAAALRLGTTVATTAAQLWLGGKRREQERRMPMAELVRVRVPGLRFQRSVERQFGEIADAVFDRLAPFLERELRGLDESGRQAVLNGVCDTFARADLSDEAVLAADANPAELVRRITASVPAPVGLSEAEERLYEALFAECCEYYVRIVRSLPVFEERALTELLARTTSLGAEIARVLERLPDRSLFAPEGTDRDAEFRRRYLELVSTTLDEVELFRRTSERAAAQARLSVAYVSLRATGDDGSRRRAGGRSVPLLRPDMSDWEQGGGESSGMRVEAALGGASRVLLRGEAGSGKTTLLRWLAVTAARGAFTGELAGWNGLTPVFVKLREYSGRALPGPEAMLDSVAGHLTGVMPKAWVERQLESGKALLLIDGVDELLDGERRGVREWLRKLLAAYGDVRVVVTSRPAAAGADWLRREEFTALHLDRMTPPDLAAFVRQWHQAVRELGEELPCEVEELPGYEQSLLNALKDRPHLQSLAGTPLLASLLCAMHVNRGSQLPRDRMELYRSALHTLVHERDAHRNVPSALDDGLGLKDKLVLLRDLAWRLSDNNRSEISLEQAGVFVGRKLAGMRHLDEQDGARVLEQLRHRSGVLRSPAVGRMDFVHRTFQEYLAAEEAAEEDRIGNLVERAHLDLWRETIIMAAGHANRPQREELLGGILDRAEAEPRHARKLRLLAAACQETVPAVSDGLAGRLDEAVGALLPPRRETDPPALAAVGTSLLRSLPRSLSGLTEKAAAQTVRTVALVGGEEALGLLEEYAQNAPAHAVRAFLNGWRYFDADAYVDRVLSRLPLEGRLVDLTHSGQWRPLLRLRSVTSLSTDYPLADFAAVAELPPLRQLVCFRLRGDVDLSVLRAHTGLEVLALSGGPSMALTCLDTLGELPELEFLHLSLNDRSDLGHLRLGPKVEQLSLVSGTEKPCLPRGLDAVTATPGLALSLHSVDVAAWLDSPGFIVPRVRRLSMYDCVLPDDPGALDFPGVEVVVH; the protein is encoded by the coding sequence ATGAGCGCGGAGGCGGCGGCCTTACGGCTGGGGACGACCGTGGCGACCACGGCGGCGCAGCTGTGGCTGGGCGGGAAGCGGCGCGAGCAGGAGCGCCGGATGCCGATGGCCGAGCTGGTCCGGGTGCGGGTGCCCGGCCTGCGGTTCCAGCGGAGTGTGGAGCGGCAGTTCGGAGAGATCGCGGACGCGGTGTTCGACCGGCTGGCGCCGTTCCTGGAACGGGAGTTGCGTGGACTGGACGAGAGCGGCCGGCAGGCGGTGCTGAACGGGGTCTGCGACACCTTCGCCCGGGCCGACCTGTCCGACGAGGCGGTGCTGGCGGCGGACGCGAACCCGGCGGAGCTGGTGCGGCGCATCACGGCGTCGGTGCCGGCGCCCGTGGGGCTGAGCGAGGCCGAGGAGCGGCTGTACGAGGCGCTGTTCGCGGAGTGCTGCGAGTACTACGTACGGATCGTGCGGAGCCTGCCCGTGTTCGAGGAGCGGGCGCTGACGGAGCTGCTGGCCCGGACGACGTCGCTGGGCGCGGAGATCGCCCGCGTCCTGGAGCGGCTGCCGGACCGGTCGCTGTTCGCGCCCGAGGGCACGGACCGGGACGCGGAGTTCCGGCGCCGCTATCTGGAGCTGGTCAGCACGACGCTGGACGAGGTGGAGCTGTTCCGGCGCACCTCGGAGCGGGCGGCGGCGCAGGCGCGGCTGTCGGTGGCGTACGTCAGCCTGCGGGCGACCGGCGACGACGGGAGCCGGCGGCGCGCCGGGGGCCGGTCCGTTCCGCTGCTGCGGCCCGACATGAGCGACTGGGAGCAGGGCGGCGGCGAGAGCTCCGGGATGCGGGTCGAGGCCGCGCTGGGCGGTGCCTCGCGGGTGCTGCTGCGGGGCGAGGCCGGCTCCGGGAAGACGACGCTGCTGCGCTGGCTGGCGGTCACGGCGGCGCGCGGCGCGTTCACCGGCGAGCTGGCCGGGTGGAACGGGCTGACGCCGGTGTTCGTGAAGCTGCGCGAGTACAGCGGGCGGGCGCTGCCGGGGCCGGAGGCGATGCTGGACTCGGTGGCCGGTCATCTGACGGGCGTCATGCCGAAGGCGTGGGTGGAGCGGCAGCTGGAGTCCGGCAAGGCGCTGCTGCTCATCGACGGGGTCGACGAGCTGCTGGACGGCGAGCGGCGGGGCGTGCGGGAGTGGCTGCGCAAGCTGCTGGCGGCGTACGGGGACGTGCGGGTGGTGGTGACGTCCCGGCCCGCTGCCGCGGGGGCGGACTGGCTGCGCCGGGAGGAGTTCACCGCCCTGCACCTGGACCGGATGACGCCCCCGGACCTGGCCGCGTTCGTCCGGCAGTGGCACCAGGCGGTGCGGGAGCTGGGCGAGGAGCTGCCGTGCGAGGTGGAGGAGCTGCCGGGGTACGAACAGTCGTTGCTGAACGCGCTGAAGGACCGGCCGCATCTGCAGTCCCTGGCGGGGACGCCGCTGCTCGCTTCCCTGCTGTGCGCGATGCACGTGAACCGGGGCAGTCAGCTTCCCCGGGACCGGATGGAGCTGTACCGCAGCGCGCTGCACACGCTCGTCCACGAGCGGGACGCGCACCGCAACGTACCGAGCGCGCTGGACGACGGGCTCGGCCTGAAGGACAAGCTGGTGCTGCTGCGGGACCTCGCCTGGCGGCTGTCCGACAACAACCGCAGTGAGATCTCGCTGGAGCAGGCCGGGGTGTTCGTCGGGCGCAAGCTGGCGGGGATGCGGCATCTGGACGAGCAGGACGGGGCGCGGGTGCTGGAGCAGCTGCGGCACCGCTCCGGGGTGCTGCGCTCCCCCGCCGTGGGGCGGATGGACTTCGTGCACCGGACGTTCCAGGAGTACCTGGCCGCGGAGGAGGCGGCGGAGGAGGACCGCATCGGCAACCTGGTGGAGCGGGCCCACCTGGACCTGTGGCGCGAGACCATCATCATGGCCGCGGGCCATGCCAACCGGCCGCAGCGGGAGGAGCTGCTGGGCGGGATCCTGGACCGGGCGGAGGCGGAACCCCGGCACGCGCGCAAGCTGCGGTTGCTGGCGGCGGCGTGTCAGGAGACGGTGCCGGCGGTCTCCGACGGGTTGGCGGGGCGGCTGGACGAGGCGGTGGGGGCGTTGCTGCCACCGCGGCGCGAGACGGACCCGCCCGCGCTCGCGGCTGTGGGGACGAGTCTGCTGCGCTCGCTGCCCCGGTCCTTGAGCGGGCTGACGGAGAAGGCCGCGGCGCAGACGGTGCGGACGGTGGCGCTCGTCGGGGGCGAGGAGGCGCTGGGGCTGCTGGAGGAGTACGCGCAGAATGCTCCCGCCCACGCGGTCCGCGCTTTCCTCAACGGCTGGCGGTACTTCGACGCGGACGCCTATGTGGACCGGGTTCTGTCACGGTTGCCTCTGGAAGGCCGGCTGGTCGACCTGACCCACTCCGGCCAGTGGCGTCCCCTGCTGCGGCTGCGCTCGGTCACCAGCCTCTCGACCGACTACCCCCTCGCGGACTTCGCGGCCGTCGCCGAACTTCCCCCACTGCGCCAGCTGGTCTGCTTCAGGCTCCGCGGCGACGTGGACCTGTCGGTCCTGCGGGCCCATACCGGCCTGGAGGTTCTCGCGCTGTCGGGCGGCCCCTCGATGGCGCTGACCTGTCTCGACACGCTGGGCGAGCTGCCGGAGCTGGAGTTCCTGCACCTCAGTCTCAACGACCGTTCCGACCTGGGCCATCTGCGGCTCGGACCGAAGGTCGAACAGCTCTCGCTGGTGTCGGGGACCGAGAAGCCGTGTCTGCCGAGAGGACTCGACGCGGTAACGGCCACCCCGGGGCTGGCCCTGAGTCTGCACAGCGTGGACGTCGCCGCGTGGCTGGACTCACCCGGGTTCATCGTCCCCAGGGTGCGGCGTCTGTCCATGTACGACTGTGTCCTGCCCGACGACCCCGGCGCCCTGGACTTCCCCGGCGTGGAGGTCGTCGTGCACTGA